One window of Mucilaginibacter inviolabilis genomic DNA carries:
- a CDS encoding SDR family NAD(P)-dependent oxidoreductase, with protein MQYINKNKKFVKASAISMLKLEALASTNALPRHSGLLFELIQEGLTESIPHLQPGEKFHIMGINAGNEELYQEFAIFEDQLTLILDAKLIVPTGSCDMVISVDVLSQPHQLSHLKTYLKQDGILVLQESAINEDTIYLLGEDGYEQMAVYLLENGTWIILAKSNGIIQIQEIESIPASQFGNTSDAECLTSRLINIAAAIIELPEDEFDTSMQFKDFGFDSILGVELINNINEALSITLKATDLYNYPNLTQLANYIHDQYQGVLVKPVVPIGVGVNNNTEKVAPTFSNPALNSIAIIGISGQFGSANDLAAYWDALKEGRNLVEIIPSNKWNNDSQHNLPEVKWASCLKDVDCFDPLFFKLSGTEAEMMDPKQRLFLEHCWKAFEDAAVNPDTLSSTKCGVYVGVGQSDYAARTEGTLPSALWGNSSAILASRISYFLNLKGPAIAVDTACSSSLVAMDMAFTSLQRGDTDLAIAGGVNIINTANAYTMANRAGMLSADGRCYTFDDRANGFVMGEGVGVIVMKRLADAERDNDRIYGVIRGCLTNQDGATNGITAPSVISQQELEKEVYERFNINPETITYVEAHGTGTSLGDPIEFEALTTSFRAFTTKQQFCSLGSVKTNIGHTLEAAGVAGLLKVLLAMQHQQLPPTINYKQHNPLIKLEGSPFKIQTKLADWVTPENSPRRAALSSFGFSGTNAHMVIEEYIPTKTPLYQSFGSVIFLLSAKNRDQLQTQARQFCQYLQTKAISNIHDIAYTLQIGRVAMEERLAIVADSVSELLQRLTAFSENRTDKVFTGNIRKKQGLLKGEADQTFIQQAIADKALDTLAQLWVNGKNIDWKMLYSEQLPNKISLPTYPFARERYWITSDNNNHTTTVNNFIYPLLHCNCSTLSEQKFSSIYTGGEFFLRDHQVLGDQVLPGVTYLEMARAAGEYAGGGRITQLRDINWLQPIKVNESAVEVHISLFATDEAIGYEIYTEAGDRQLHGQGILLSGAQPEPARHDIGALRSSLSHTEQGDSYYEKFRSVGLHYGESFQGIREISYSEESALSRIALPHQAGFVLSPGLLDSALQTCMGISLASGEQQLMLPFSVREVTIYQELPEEVWCYARQDRSGKHSGSYDLELLNASGEVLVQFTELVLLSLENNTEKTSPETTSIGMQLYTSGWQMAKSETTNQTESLPTLVLLAGGPALLADKLQEALACEVKTITASQPETFFIAIQEELQKSWQQKPGMEVQVVCTHADYLDYGFISGLLQTASQENPKIRGKVVVVDSLRMNDVEALTLILSSEQNSKDQEVRYLSGVREVKGIAPLNPIEKPNGLSIKADGVYLITGGNGGLGEHFAQHISKVSGARVVLAGRSELNQSKQALINSQKNTAYCRCDVSKAEEVTTLISTIMETYGRLDGIIHSAGVIRDSYILNKTAKEIQEVFGAKVKGARNLDNATSSIALDFMVYCSSLAGVFGNAAQADYASANAWLDNYAHYRETERKAGKRHGQTLSINWPLWASGGMQIGAENERYMAYHYGLLPMPTSEGLDAFEKLLNNATVQGIVLYGYHDQLSALTGQPTQATRSNITAPVADEALYIATLKYLGDLLASALKIPVAKMQPDVSFEQFGIDSTMIVGLTNRLEEVFGKVSRTLFFECQTLDELSVYFLTTQSNRLLELTSISPVSITTINIHTDKIKEVKKSRFLHSRSSLETHHYAVNKSSEVIKDIAIIGISGRYPGAKNLTEFWENLKAGKDSITEIPSTRWEMTGFYDEEKGKPGKSYSKWGGFMDDIDKFDPLFFNISPREAALMDPQERLFLQTAWETMEDGGYTRTRLQEMDHDENGLAAQVGVYVGVMYEEYQLFGPEETVKGNLVSLLGNPSGIANRVSYFLNLHGPSTAVDTMCSSSLTAIHLACKDLQSGEIQMAIAGGVNASIHPNKYLILSQGGFASSTGRCESFGEGGDGYVPGEGVGAVLLKPLQQAIADGDRIYGVIKGTAVNHGGKTNGYTVPNPKAQTAVIKAAMKKAGVQAEDISYIEAHGTGTSLGDPIEVAGLSKAFGTTSKQFCSLGSVKSNIGHCESAAGISGLTKVLLQLQHRQLVPSLHSAVLNPNIDFENSPFKVQQELAAWKSPTGKARIAGISGFGAGGSNAHIIIEEYTGKSATVYQNTDPVIIVLSARDSTRLQEHVFNLKKHIETYPEINIHEVAYTLQTGREAMEERLAFIAADKEELLQHLSNYLENKIQELLTGNIRKDAPCFLLEGKAGKAYLESAIGEKEGRSLAQLWTNGIHIDWNLLYTDERPSLVSLPTYPFAKDYCWFEKSTAVSPVTASRLHPLLHSNTSNLKEQPLHPLLHTYNSEKQLN; from the coding sequence ATGCAGTACATTAACAAGAACAAAAAATTCGTAAAAGCAAGTGCCATATCTATGCTGAAGCTGGAGGCTCTTGCAAGTACAAATGCTTTACCTCGTCATTCTGGTTTACTGTTTGAATTGATACAAGAGGGGTTAACTGAAAGTATTCCGCACCTTCAACCCGGAGAGAAGTTCCATATTATGGGAATAAATGCTGGTAATGAAGAACTATACCAGGAATTCGCAATTTTCGAAGACCAATTAACACTCATTTTAGATGCGAAACTGATAGTACCAACAGGTAGTTGTGACATGGTTATTAGTGTTGATGTATTAAGTCAACCTCATCAGCTCTCTCATCTTAAAACATACTTGAAGCAAGATGGGATACTCGTACTACAAGAATCTGCAATAAATGAAGATACCATTTACTTGCTGGGCGAGGACGGATACGAGCAAATGGCCGTTTATTTATTAGAAAACGGTACTTGGATTATACTGGCAAAAAGCAATGGAATTATACAAATACAGGAAATAGAATCTATTCCGGCCTCTCAATTCGGAAATACTTCTGATGCTGAGTGTTTAACGTCACGACTGATAAACATTGCTGCTGCTATTATTGAATTGCCGGAAGATGAATTTGATACTTCAATGCAGTTCAAAGATTTTGGATTTGACTCCATCCTGGGGGTAGAACTAATTAATAATATTAACGAAGCGTTAAGTATTACATTAAAAGCAACCGATCTCTATAACTACCCAAATCTTACTCAATTAGCAAACTATATACACGATCAATATCAGGGTGTATTAGTAAAACCTGTCGTACCAATTGGAGTTGGTGTAAATAACAATACTGAAAAAGTGGCGCCCACTTTTTCAAATCCAGCTTTAAATAGCATAGCTATTATAGGTATCAGTGGGCAATTTGGTTCAGCTAATGATTTAGCCGCTTATTGGGATGCGCTAAAAGAAGGAAGAAACCTGGTTGAGATTATACCTTCTAATAAATGGAACAACGATTCACAACATAATTTACCGGAAGTAAAATGGGCGAGTTGTTTAAAAGATGTTGATTGTTTTGATCCGTTATTTTTTAAACTTTCTGGAACAGAAGCTGAAATGATGGATCCTAAACAGCGGTTGTTTCTTGAACATTGCTGGAAAGCGTTTGAAGATGCAGCTGTTAATCCGGATACCTTATCATCAACAAAGTGTGGGGTATATGTAGGTGTTGGCCAAAGTGATTACGCGGCCAGAACAGAAGGTACTTTACCATCAGCACTTTGGGGTAATTCCAGCGCCATACTGGCATCGCGGATATCTTATTTTCTTAATCTCAAGGGGCCGGCGATAGCCGTCGATACGGCTTGTTCCAGTTCTCTGGTAGCTATGGATATGGCTTTCACCAGCTTACAAAGAGGAGATACCGATCTGGCAATTGCAGGTGGCGTTAATATTATTAACACAGCTAATGCTTATACCATGGCTAACAGAGCCGGTATGCTATCTGCTGATGGGCGTTGTTACACTTTTGACGACCGGGCCAACGGTTTTGTAATGGGTGAAGGTGTGGGCGTAATCGTGATGAAAAGACTGGCAGATGCAGAACGGGATAATGATCGTATTTATGGCGTGATTAGAGGCTGTTTAACTAACCAGGATGGAGCTACCAATGGCATAACAGCTCCAAGTGTAATATCCCAACAAGAGTTGGAAAAAGAAGTATACGAACGATTTAATATAAATCCTGAAACTATTACTTATGTGGAAGCACATGGCACTGGTACCAGTTTAGGAGATCCGATTGAGTTTGAAGCATTAACCACTTCTTTTCGAGCTTTTACAACTAAGCAACAGTTTTGCAGTCTTGGAAGTGTAAAAACCAATATTGGTCATACCCTGGAAGCGGCAGGAGTTGCGGGTTTGTTGAAAGTTTTGCTGGCCATGCAACATCAGCAATTGCCTCCAACTATCAATTACAAACAGCATAACCCACTTATTAAATTAGAGGGTAGTCCCTTTAAGATACAAACTAAATTAGCTGACTGGGTAACTCCAGAAAACTCCCCCCGACGCGCTGCACTTAGCAGTTTTGGGTTTAGTGGCACTAATGCACATATGGTAATAGAAGAATACATTCCGACTAAAACTCCTTTATATCAAAGCTTTGGATCTGTAATCTTTTTGTTATCTGCTAAAAACAGAGATCAATTACAGACACAAGCCAGACAATTTTGTCAATACCTGCAAACAAAAGCTATATCTAATATTCATGATATAGCCTACACCTTGCAAATCGGGAGAGTGGCAATGGAAGAACGTTTAGCCATAGTTGCAGATTCTGTTAGTGAGCTACTTCAGCGTTTGACAGCCTTTTCAGAAAACCGGACAGATAAAGTTTTTACAGGGAATATCAGAAAAAAACAAGGACTGTTAAAAGGTGAGGCTGATCAGACATTTATTCAACAGGCTATAGCAGATAAGGCGCTGGATACTTTAGCACAGCTTTGGGTAAACGGCAAAAATATCGACTGGAAAATGCTTTATTCGGAGCAGTTACCTAATAAGATCAGTTTACCTACTTATCCATTTGCTAGAGAGCGTTATTGGATAACCTCTGATAATAATAATCATACAACGACTGTTAATAACTTTATATACCCTTTATTACATTGTAATTGCTCAACCCTGAGCGAGCAAAAATTCAGCAGTATTTATACTGGGGGCGAGTTTTTTTTACGAGATCATCAAGTATTAGGGGATCAGGTATTACCAGGAGTAACGTATCTGGAAATGGCACGTGCTGCGGGAGAGTATGCAGGGGGGGGCAGGATCACGCAATTAAGAGATATCAACTGGCTGCAACCGATTAAGGTAAATGAATCAGCAGTAGAAGTGCATATCAGTCTTTTTGCAACAGATGAGGCAATAGGGTATGAGATCTATACAGAGGCAGGCGATCGGCAATTGCACGGACAGGGGATCCTTTTAAGCGGAGCTCAGCCAGAACCTGCGCGTCATGATATCGGGGCGTTAAGATCCAGCCTGTCTCATACAGAACAAGGAGATAGTTATTACGAAAAATTCCGCTCTGTTGGTTTGCATTACGGGGAGAGCTTCCAGGGCATCCGGGAGATCAGTTATAGCGAAGAGTCTGCCTTATCACGGATTGCACTACCACATCAGGCAGGTTTCGTATTGTCACCAGGACTGCTGGATAGTGCGCTTCAAACCTGCATGGGGATAAGCTTGGCCTCAGGCGAGCAGCAGCTGATGCTGCCTTTTAGTGTTCGTGAGGTTACTATTTATCAGGAGTTACCGGAAGAAGTATGGTGTTATGCGCGCCAGGACCGGAGCGGTAAACACTCGGGTAGTTATGATCTGGAGCTGCTTAATGCTTCAGGCGAAGTATTGGTTCAGTTTACCGAGCTGGTATTATTATCGCTGGAAAACAATACGGAGAAGACATCACCGGAAACAACCAGCATCGGTATGCAGCTGTATACTTCAGGCTGGCAAATGGCAAAATCAGAGACAACAAACCAGACCGAATCTTTACCCACATTGGTATTATTGGCCGGTGGCCCGGCATTGTTAGCAGATAAACTGCAGGAAGCCCTGGCATGCGAAGTAAAAACAATCACTGCATCACAGCCGGAGACTTTCTTTATAGCGATACAGGAAGAGTTGCAAAAGAGCTGGCAGCAAAAGCCGGGTATGGAGGTACAGGTGGTTTGTACCCATGCCGATTACCTGGATTATGGGTTTATCTCGGGGCTATTGCAAACAGCAAGTCAGGAAAACCCCAAAATACGGGGAAAGGTTGTAGTAGTAGACAGCCTGAGGATGAATGATGTAGAAGCATTAACGCTTATCCTATCCTCAGAGCAAAATAGTAAAGATCAGGAAGTTCGGTACCTGTCAGGCGTTCGTGAGGTAAAAGGGATAGCACCATTAAATCCCATAGAAAAGCCAAATGGTCTCAGTATTAAAGCCGATGGTGTTTACCTGATCACAGGAGGCAATGGCGGTTTAGGTGAGCACTTTGCTCAGCACATCAGCAAAGTATCCGGGGCGCGGGTAGTGCTCGCGGGAAGAAGTGAATTGAATCAAAGCAAACAGGCATTAATAAATAGTCAAAAAAACACCGCCTATTGCCGCTGCGATGTAAGCAAAGCCGAAGAAGTGACCACCCTGATCAGTACGATCATGGAAACGTATGGCCGGCTGGATGGTATTATTCATAGCGCAGGTGTTATCCGGGATAGTTATATCCTGAATAAAACAGCAAAAGAGATACAGGAAGTATTTGGTGCCAAGGTAAAGGGAGCGAGAAACCTGGACAATGCCACATCGTCAATAGCACTTGACTTTATGGTTTACTGTTCGTCGTTGGCGGGTGTATTTGGGAATGCGGCGCAGGCGGACTATGCCTCGGCAAATGCCTGGCTGGATAACTATGCACATTACCGGGAAACGGAGCGGAAGGCAGGCAAACGGCATGGGCAAACGCTGAGTATCAACTGGCCATTATGGGCATCGGGTGGTATGCAGATCGGGGCAGAGAACGAGCGTTATATGGCCTATCATTATGGTCTGTTACCCATGCCGACATCGGAGGGGTTAGATGCGTTTGAAAAGTTATTAAACAATGCAACGGTACAGGGTATCGTATTATATGGGTATCATGATCAACTATCGGCCTTAACTGGTCAACCCACTCAAGCAACAAGATCCAACATAACTGCGCCGGTTGCTGATGAGGCACTGTATATAGCTACTTTAAAATATTTAGGAGACTTGTTGGCGAGTGCGCTAAAGATACCGGTAGCCAAGATGCAGCCCGATGTTTCTTTTGAGCAATTTGGTATTGACTCTACCATGATCGTTGGATTAACCAATCGTTTAGAAGAAGTATTTGGTAAGGTTTCCAGGACACTTTTTTTTGAATGCCAGACACTCGATGAACTATCCGTTTATTTTTTAACTACGCAAAGCAACAGGCTACTGGAATTAACAAGTATTAGTCCCGTATCAATAACTACAATAAATATCCATACAGATAAAATTAAGGAAGTCAAAAAGTCACGGTTTTTACATAGCCGGTCATCGTTAGAAACGCATCATTACGCTGTAAATAAATCATCTGAAGTAATAAAAGATATTGCCATTATCGGGATCAGCGGCCGTTATCCAGGCGCAAAGAATCTGACGGAGTTCTGGGAAAATCTGAAAGCGGGTAAGGACAGTATTACAGAAATTCCCTCAACCAGGTGGGAAATGACAGGTTTCTACGATGAAGAAAAAGGTAAACCTGGGAAAAGCTACAGCAAATGGGGAGGGTTTATGGACGATATTGACAAATTTGACCCTCTATTTTTTAATATATCTCCACGTGAAGCTGCGTTGATGGATCCGCAAGAACGCTTGTTCCTGCAAACAGCCTGGGAAACCATGGAAGACGGTGGCTATACCCGAACCAGGCTGCAGGAAATGGATCATGATGAAAATGGACTGGCGGCTCAGGTAGGTGTTTATGTGGGAGTAATGTACGAAGAGTATCAATTATTTGGCCCAGAAGAAACAGTCAAAGGGAATCTCGTTTCATTATTGGGCAATCCTAGCGGAATAGCTAACCGGGTGTCATACTTTCTGAATCTTCATGGCCCAAGCACCGCTGTTGATACGATGTGTTCTTCGTCTTTAACAGCAATACACCTGGCTTGTAAAGATCTCCAGTCGGGCGAAATACAAATGGCTATTGCAGGCGGTGTAAATGCAAGTATCCATCCTAATAAGTATCTTATACTCAGTCAAGGCGGTTTTGCCTCAAGTACAGGTCGTTGTGAAAGTTTTGGTGAAGGAGGAGATGGTTATGTACCCGGTGAGGGCGTGGGCGCGGTATTATTAAAACCACTTCAACAGGCCATAGCCGATGGCGACCGGATATACGGCGTTATCAAAGGAACCGCAGTTAACCATGGTGGTAAAACCAATGGTTATACGGTACCTAATCCAAAAGCACAAACAGCGGTGATCAAAGCTGCCATGAAAAAGGCAGGTGTTCAGGCCGAAGATATCAGTTATATAGAAGCCCATGGCACCGGTACGAGTTTGGGAGACCCGATAGAAGTAGCCGGATTAAGCAAAGCTTTTGGAACCACGAGCAAACAGTTCTGTAGTCTGGGATCAGTGAAATCGAATATTGGTCATTGTGAATCGGCAGCAGGTATATCCGGGCTAACGAAGGTATTGTTACAACTGCAACACCGTCAACTGGTGCCATCGCTGCATTCGGCTGTTTTAAACCCAAATATCGATTTTGAAAATAGTCCCTTCAAAGTACAGCAGGAGCTAGCAGCCTGGAAATCACCGACAGGTAAAGCTCGCATAGCCGGTATCAGCGGTTTTGGAGCTGGCGGCAGCAATGCACATATCATTATTGAGGAATACACTGGTAAATCAGCAACGGTCTATCAAAATACAGATCCGGTAATCATTGTATTATCAGCACGTGATAGCACGCGTTTGCAGGAGCATGTATTCAATCTGAAAAAACATATAGAGACTTATCCTGAGATCAATATTCATGAGGTAGCTTACACGTTACAAACCGGTCGTGAGGCGATGGAAGAGCGACTGGCATTTATTGCAGCTGATAAGGAAGAGTTGTTGCAGCATTTGAGTAATTACCTGGAAAACAAAATACAGGAGCTGTTGACCGGTAATATCCGAAAAGATGCCCCTTGCTTTTTATTGGAAGGCAAAGCAGGTAAAGCATACCTGGAAAGTGCAATTGGTGAAAAGGAAGGTCGTTCATTGGCACAATTATGGACTAACGGTATTCACATTGACTGGAATCTGTTGTATACCGATGAACGTCCATCGCTGGTCAGCTTACCAACTTACCCTTTTGCTAAAGACTATTGCTGGTTCGAGAAATCCACGGCCGTATCTCCGGTAACAGCATCCAGACTACATCCTTTATTACACAGTAACACTTCTAACCTTAAAGAGCAACCACTACATCCACTTTTACATACCTATAATTCAGAAAAACAACTTAATTAA